A region from the Leptospira neocaledonica genome encodes:
- a CDS encoding single-stranded DNA-binding protein yields MKNLSLTVLDGFLTVDPELKKTQAGKSVTNFTVAVNHNYKRTEGEESEVSYVDVEVWERLAENCSEYLKKGKKVTVIGHLKQDRWKNQEGQSRSKVKVIADEVRFDSFGDRKEKEAA; encoded by the coding sequence ATGAAAAATCTATCACTCACAGTTCTGGACGGTTTTTTAACCGTGGACCCGGAATTAAAGAAGACCCAGGCAGGAAAGTCCGTCACAAATTTTACCGTGGCTGTTAACCATAACTACAAAAGAACTGAAGGAGAAGAATCCGAGGTCTCGTACGTGGACGTGGAAGTTTGGGAAAGGCTCGCAGAAAATTGTTCCGAGTATCTCAAAAAAGGGAAAAAGGTAACCGTAATCGGGCATTTAAAACAGGATAGATGGAAAAATCAGGAAGGCCAATCCCGCTCCAAGGTCAAAGTAATAGCGGACGAGGTTCGATTCGACAGCTTCGGCGATAGAAAAGAAAAAGAAGCGGCATAA
- a CDS encoding RNA polymerase sigma factor produces MGEAEFSRFVEETREIVLAAISRYLYERFAYAIDDVAQETYLRAYKALQKGQFRGDSKLTTWLYTIARNESIRMNENLVREETKAEKAGKRSEEDSRSFAFEREQPEDRENLPTWEKAKLWIGNLPEAYRSVIQYYLSGYSEKEIAEVLGVPAGTVKSRAARGKEMLRRMQNSEKREGGEVWGKY; encoded by the coding sequence ATGGGAGAGGCAGAATTTTCCCGCTTCGTAGAGGAAACCAGGGAGATCGTCTTAGCGGCGATCTCCCGTTACTTGTATGAACGCTTTGCATATGCGATCGACGACGTCGCACAGGAAACATATCTTCGTGCTTATAAGGCATTACAAAAAGGTCAATTCAGAGGAGACTCTAAGTTAACTACTTGGTTGTATACAATTGCCAGAAATGAATCCATTCGGATGAATGAAAATCTGGTAAGAGAAGAAACCAAGGCGGAGAAGGCCGGAAAAAGATCGGAAGAAGATTCCAGAAGTTTCGCTTTTGAAAGAGAACAACCGGAGGACAGAGAAAATCTTCCTACTTGGGAAAAAGCAAAACTTTGGATTGGCAATCTACCGGAAGCGTATAGAAGTGTGATTCAATATTATCTTTCCGGATATTCCGAAAAAGAGATCGCCGAAGTCCTGGGAGTTCCTGCCGGAACTGTAAAATCCAGGGCAGCTAGAGGAAAGGAAATGTTGCGAAGAATGCAGAACTCCGAAAAAAGAGAAGGAGGAGAAGTATGGGGAAAATATTAA
- a CDS encoding Spy/CpxP family protein refolding chaperone yields the protein MFRKITKITAILLVLGTTALLTQGCHHKWMSHEKRANYIVKKLKSELDLTDTQAATLDKIKEDVLAKRKELKMGGHFLPKEAVEELRADKLNPEKWNKLGEEREKKIAALRVYFTKKAVEFHTVLTPEQRGKLADLILKFQSKFDKEDED from the coding sequence ATGTTTCGCAAAATTACGAAAATAACCGCGATTTTGTTGGTGTTGGGGACAACTGCCCTTCTGACTCAAGGCTGCCATCATAAATGGATGTCTCATGAGAAAAGAGCCAATTATATCGTCAAAAAACTTAAATCCGAATTGGATTTAACGGATACACAAGCTGCGACCCTTGATAAAATTAAAGAGGACGTACTTGCAAAACGTAAAGAGCTTAAGATGGGCGGACACTTCTTACCTAAAGAAGCAGTAGAAGAACTTCGTGCTGACAAATTGAATCCTGAAAAATGGAACAAACTGGGCGAAGAAAGAGAAAAAAAGATCGCAGCTCTTAGAGTATATTTCACCAAAAAGGCAGTGGAATTCCACACGGTATTAACCCCCGAACAAAGAGGCAAACTGGCGGATCTAATCCTTAAGTTCCAAAGTAAATTCGATAAGGAAGACGAGGATTAA
- a CDS encoding response regulator transcription factor, with amino-acid sequence MVQSFFKILFAEDNESSAELLIHFLERFNFEVDHVVDGMAAELKLRKTKYDFILLDNMMPVLSGVRLASKVPDLNKNTPIVFLTASNEKEDVVAAAHSKQLVGYILKPFDPEKLLQKIVSVLKIPNELIIDKKKYPFSIERTQNVSYGNGVKLIGCPFQKNAEKIAQEIAFILKELPGVRKFFIEVGEEFYYHKKAQEILGSLVTRLASKYEIKEEDILILSS; translated from the coding sequence ATGGTCCAATCTTTCTTTAAAATTTTATTTGCCGAAGATAACGAAAGTTCTGCCGAGCTACTCATTCATTTTTTAGAAAGGTTCAATTTCGAAGTGGACCATGTCGTGGACGGGATGGCAGCAGAGCTTAAATTAAGAAAAACCAAATATGATTTTATCCTATTGGATAATATGATGCCCGTACTTTCCGGGGTCCGCCTGGCAAGTAAGGTCCCAGACCTGAATAAAAATACCCCCATTGTCTTTTTAACTGCAAGTAATGAAAAAGAAGATGTGGTGGCAGCGGCTCATAGCAAACAACTTGTGGGTTATATCTTAAAACCTTTCGATCCTGAAAAACTTTTACAAAAGATTGTTTCCGTCCTAAAGATCCCGAATGAGCTGATCATAGACAAAAAGAAATATCCATTTTCCATTGAAAGGACCCAAAACGTATCTTACGGAAATGGAGTAAAACTCATCGGTTGTCCTTTCCAAAAAAATGCGGAGAAGATCGCTCAAGAGATCGCATTCATCCTAAAGGAACTCCCAGGAGTTCGTAAGTTTTTCATCGAAGTGGGAGAAGAATTCTATTATCACAAAAAAGCCCAAGAGATCCTGGGCTCCCTTGTGACCCGTCTGGCCTCCAAATACGAGATCAAAGAAGAAGATATTCTCATACTTTCTTCTTAA